The Lacipirellulaceae bacterium genome includes a region encoding these proteins:
- a CDS encoding ABC transporter ATP-binding protein: MPFLELKDVCFGFGLVSNRYEVFENASLSVEPNEFVAVIGFSGSGKSTLISLLAGLLQPDTGDVLMQGQPIAEPGPDKGIMFQNYSLLPWLSVQGNIELAVKQVFPEMSKAERLDYVQTYIDMVSLTDSEYKKPHELSGGMRQRLSLARTLAMKPEVLLLDEPLSALDALTRAVLQDEIIRIWEEDRRTVVMITNDVDEAVLMADRIVPLTPGPSASFGKSFPVTLARPRDRATLNFNPEFKKLRNEVTRYMTRINKEAKELSPQVELPLPDLQPEMPGKLVSVAS; this comes from the coding sequence ATGCCATTTCTTGAACTCAAAGATGTCTGCTTTGGCTTCGGTCTGGTATCGAATCGGTACGAGGTATTTGAGAACGCTTCACTATCGGTCGAACCGAACGAGTTTGTCGCGGTGATTGGTTTTTCTGGCAGTGGTAAGAGTACACTGATCTCGCTCCTTGCAGGCTTGCTGCAACCCGACACCGGCGACGTTCTGATGCAGGGGCAGCCAATTGCTGAGCCTGGGCCCGACAAGGGAATCATGTTTCAGAACTACTCGCTGTTGCCTTGGCTGAGCGTTCAAGGAAACATCGAGCTTGCCGTGAAGCAAGTCTTTCCGGAAATGAGCAAGGCCGAACGACTCGACTATGTGCAAACTTACATCGACATGGTGAGCCTCACCGACTCCGAATACAAGAAACCGCACGAGCTGTCTGGCGGGATGCGTCAACGGCTTTCGCTGGCACGCACTTTGGCGATGAAGCCCGAGGTGTTGTTGTTGGATGAGCCGCTTTCCGCACTAGATGCGCTAACCCGTGCCGTACTCCAAGACGAGATCATCCGCATCTGGGAAGAAGACCGTCGCACCGTGGTGATGATCACCAACGATGTCGACGAAGCCGTCCTCATGGCTGATCGCATCGTTCCGTTGACGCCAGGACCATCGGCGAGCTTTGGCAAGAGCTTCCCCGTCACCCTCGCGCGTCCCCGCGATCGCGCGACGTTGAACTTTAATCCTGAGTTCAAGAAGCTCCGCAATGAAGTCACGCGGTACATGACGCGGATCAATAAGGAAGCGAAAGAACTTTCACCGCAAGTCGAACTTCCCCTTCCTGATCTTCAACCTGAAATGCCCGGGAAGCTAGTAAGCGTAGCGTCGTAG
- a CDS encoding NirA family protein, with protein MSVDENFSEEQQNYLQGFALGADVARKIRNLPVISGSASSGTSISVGGSVAVSVSDVVRRPEQRHYDAQDRQTDAGGKLCAEEQAKREKNPLDMWDEMQARARSGEFPKGTDVFLQKFHGLFYVAPAQDSYMCRMRFPGGDLRSYQLRGLADLADSDAGGFVDVTTRANLQFREIPAESPINILIGLRNLGIINIGAGGDNIRNVTASPLSGIDARELIETLPLAQEMHHYIINNREMYGLPRKFNIAFDGGGTITALEDTNDIGFHAVEVVEENASEEFPAGVYFQLALGGITGHEDFARYTGVLLKPAECVEVATAIVRVFIDNGDRTDRKKARLKYVLDDWGFEKFLTQVEEELGHSLPRFPLESCEPREDDDRLAHLDVRAQKQPGLNYIGVVLPVGRITSEQMRQIARLADRYGSGTLRLTVWQNLLIPDISDESVEEVTAAIEAMGLDYRATSVRAGLVACTGAAGCKFAASHTKQHAMQIAEFVENELELDTPVNIHLTGCHHSCAQHYIGDLGLIGANVEDGEDMVEGYHLFVGGGYGNQQAIGRELLSNIRAIDAPEVVCQVLRSYLEQRDTPEQTFVEFAQSKTIEELKSLLETVPAMA; from the coding sequence ATGAGCGTCGACGAGAACTTCAGTGAAGAACAACAGAACTACCTGCAAGGCTTTGCCCTTGGGGCGGACGTTGCGCGGAAGATTCGCAACCTGCCGGTCATTTCTGGTAGCGCTTCCTCTGGTACGAGCATCAGTGTCGGAGGCAGCGTAGCGGTCAGTGTCAGTGATGTGGTCCGTCGCCCCGAACAGCGGCATTACGACGCTCAAGATCGCCAAACCGATGCTGGCGGGAAGTTATGTGCTGAAGAGCAAGCAAAGCGAGAAAAGAATCCGCTGGACATGTGGGACGAAATGCAGGCCCGTGCCCGGAGTGGGGAGTTTCCCAAGGGAACGGACGTTTTTCTGCAAAAGTTCCACGGCCTGTTTTACGTGGCACCGGCTCAAGATTCTTATATGTGTCGTATGCGTTTCCCGGGCGGCGATTTGCGATCCTATCAACTACGCGGTCTCGCCGACCTTGCGGACTCCGACGCGGGCGGCTTCGTGGATGTCACAACACGAGCCAATCTGCAGTTTCGCGAAATCCCCGCGGAAAGTCCGATCAATATTCTCATCGGCTTGCGTAACCTCGGAATCATCAACATCGGTGCAGGCGGGGATAACATTCGCAACGTAACGGCGAGCCCCTTAAGCGGGATCGATGCTCGTGAGCTGATTGAAACGCTCCCTCTCGCTCAAGAGATGCACCACTACATAATCAATAATCGCGAGATGTATGGTTTGCCACGTAAGTTCAACATCGCGTTCGATGGCGGGGGGACGATTACAGCACTCGAAGATACCAATGACATTGGTTTCCACGCGGTTGAGGTGGTCGAGGAGAACGCGTCCGAAGAGTTTCCTGCCGGCGTCTACTTTCAACTCGCTTTGGGTGGGATCACTGGCCACGAAGACTTCGCTCGTTACACGGGAGTTCTGTTGAAGCCAGCCGAGTGCGTCGAGGTGGCTACAGCGATCGTGCGTGTTTTCATCGATAACGGAGATCGAACCGATCGGAAAAAGGCCCGCCTCAAGTACGTGCTAGACGATTGGGGCTTCGAGAAATTCTTGACCCAAGTCGAAGAAGAACTTGGCCACAGTCTGCCCCGTTTTCCGCTGGAGAGTTGCGAGCCGCGCGAAGACGACGATCGGTTGGCTCACTTGGACGTCCGTGCCCAGAAACAACCTGGACTGAACTATATTGGTGTTGTCTTACCAGTGGGACGCATCACTTCCGAGCAGATGCGCCAGATAGCTCGGCTTGCCGACCGATACGGCAGCGGAACGCTGAGGCTCACGGTTTGGCAGAACCTGCTGATCCCAGACATTTCCGATGAGTCGGTCGAAGAGGTCACCGCTGCAATTGAAGCCATGGGTCTCGACTATCGCGCTACGAGCGTTCGCGCAGGACTTGTCGCTTGCACGGGTGCTGCCGGGTGCAAGTTTGCTGCCTCGCATACGAAGCAACACGCGATGCAGATCGCCGAATTCGTTGAGAACGAACTCGAACTCGACACGCCCGTGAATATCCATCTCACAGGCTGCCATCACTCCTGTGCTCAGCATTACATCGGCGACCTCGGATTGATCGGTGCCAATGTGGAAGATGGCGAGGACATGGTCGAGGGCTACCACTTGTTCGTCGGCGGTGGTTACGGAAATCAACAAGCCATCGGACGTGAGTTACTCTCAAACATCCGCGCCATCGACGCACCAGAAGTCGTCTGCCAAGTGCTGCGGTCCTACTTGGAGCAGCGTGACACTCCCGAGCAAACCTTCGTTGAGTTTGCCCAGAGTAAGACCATCGAAGAACTGAAGTCACTGTTGGAAACCGTACCTGCAATGGCTTAG
- a CDS encoding nitrate reductase, with amino-acid sequence MSIVVTEKAPPETFADKLKSLIDARDGVLTRDLLRTPGKFGLGQAPARLAPDATTDMVCGYCSTGCSLRIHLQEGEAVNLTPATEYPVNLGMACPKGWEALNVLDAPDRATTPLLRDRSGTLQPTDWDHALEAFCINFKAIQMEHGPDAVAFLSTGQMPTEEMALLGSLAKFGMGMLHGDGNTRQCMATAATAYKQAFGFDAPPYTYQDFEESDVIVLIGSNLCIAHPIMWERVCRNPHNPKIIVIDPRRTETAVAATEHLAINPKGDLPLLYAIANVLVRNGWIDESFIDAHTDGIAKFSGFVDVFTPEGVAEQTGIPAEQIERLASTIHEGKRVSFWWTMGVNQSYEGVRVAQAIINLALITGNIGRPGTGANSITGQANAMGSRIFSNTTSLLAGRDFENEVHREEVAEILEIPVDRIPTQNSLPYHKILEGVREGTIRGLWVICTNPAHSWIEQSEARELFEKLDFLVVQDMYHTTETAQLADLVLPAAGWGEKEGTFINSERRLGVIKRVKRAPGEALADFSIFKLIAEYWGCGEMFDRWESPEAAFQILKELSQGRPCDISGIKDYAQLDALGGVQWPCPEDAGEVEQQRRLFADGRFFHPDERAKIKFEAVQEMPEKPDSEYPLMLLTGRGTASQWHTQTRTGKSPVLTKLYPKELYVELNPADAEALEVQAHDQVRVLSRRGELTAGAFVTPTVKPGQVFLPMHYEATNRLTLAHFDPYSHQPSYKNCAVRIERV; translated from the coding sequence ATGAGTATCGTCGTAACGGAGAAGGCTCCGCCGGAGACCTTCGCCGACAAGCTGAAGTCTCTCATTGATGCGCGAGATGGCGTACTCACCAGAGACTTGCTGCGAACGCCTGGAAAGTTTGGGCTCGGGCAAGCTCCGGCGCGTCTAGCACCTGACGCGACGACCGACATGGTCTGCGGCTACTGCTCGACAGGGTGCAGTCTGAGGATTCACCTCCAAGAAGGCGAAGCGGTGAACCTCACACCGGCTACCGAGTATCCAGTAAACCTTGGGATGGCTTGCCCCAAGGGCTGGGAAGCGCTCAACGTGCTGGATGCCCCTGATCGAGCGACGACACCTTTGCTGCGTGATCGTTCCGGTACGCTCCAGCCGACGGATTGGGACCATGCTCTGGAAGCCTTTTGCATCAACTTCAAAGCGATTCAGATGGAGCATGGCCCTGATGCCGTCGCTTTCTTGAGTACCGGCCAAATGCCAACCGAAGAGATGGCGCTCTTGGGGAGCCTCGCGAAGTTTGGCATGGGCATGCTCCACGGCGACGGAAACACGCGGCAATGCATGGCTACTGCGGCGACGGCTTACAAGCAGGCCTTCGGTTTTGACGCTCCGCCCTACACCTACCAAGACTTTGAAGAGTCCGACGTCATCGTCCTCATCGGCTCAAACCTTTGCATCGCGCACCCGATCATGTGGGAAAGGGTTTGCCGGAATCCTCACAATCCGAAAATCATCGTCATTGATCCGCGTCGCACGGAAACGGCGGTCGCGGCTACCGAGCATCTCGCCATCAATCCTAAGGGTGACTTGCCGTTGCTGTATGCGATTGCAAACGTGCTGGTGCGGAACGGTTGGATTGATGAATCATTCATCGACGCCCATACCGATGGCATCGCGAAGTTCTCAGGATTCGTTGATGTTTTTACGCCCGAGGGCGTCGCCGAGCAAACCGGCATTCCGGCCGAGCAAATAGAACGGCTTGCCAGTACGATTCACGAAGGAAAGCGCGTCTCCTTCTGGTGGACGATGGGCGTGAATCAAAGTTACGAGGGTGTGCGTGTCGCTCAAGCGATTATCAACCTCGCGCTCATCACGGGAAACATTGGCCGCCCAGGAACCGGCGCGAACAGCATTACCGGCCAAGCGAACGCGATGGGGTCGCGGATATTCAGCAATACGACTTCACTGCTCGCTGGTCGCGATTTCGAGAATGAAGTACATCGTGAGGAAGTCGCGGAGATTCTCGAGATCCCCGTTGATCGCATACCCACGCAAAACAGCCTTCCTTATCACAAGATCCTCGAAGGTGTCCGCGAGGGAACCATCCGTGGACTCTGGGTGATCTGCACGAATCCTGCCCATAGTTGGATCGAGCAGTCTGAGGCTCGCGAGTTATTCGAAAAACTCGATTTTCTCGTCGTGCAGGACATGTACCACACGACAGAGACCGCTCAGCTAGCCGACTTGGTTCTCCCCGCCGCCGGTTGGGGTGAGAAAGAGGGAACCTTCATCAACAGCGAGCGACGCCTCGGCGTCATCAAACGTGTAAAGCGTGCCCCTGGAGAGGCGCTGGCCGATTTTTCGATCTTCAAGTTGATCGCCGAATACTGGGGCTGCGGCGAGATGTTCGACCGCTGGGAATCTCCCGAGGCAGCGTTCCAAATTCTGAAAGAACTTTCCCAAGGTCGCCCCTGCGATATCAGCGGAATCAAAGATTACGCCCAGCTCGATGCGCTTGGAGGTGTGCAATGGCCTTGCCCCGAAGACGCTGGCGAGGTCGAGCAGCAGAGACGTCTCTTCGCCGACGGGCGATTCTTTCATCCCGACGAAAGAGCCAAGATCAAGTTCGAAGCGGTTCAAGAGATGCCCGAGAAACCCGACAGCGAGTATCCGCTGATGTTACTCACGGGGCGTGGCACAGCTTCGCAATGGCACACGCAAACGCGTACCGGTAAGTCGCCCGTTTTGACGAAGCTCTACCCGAAGGAACTTTATGTCGAGCTGAACCCTGCCGATGCAGAAGCGCTCGAAGTGCAGGCCCACGACCAGGTGCGCGTCCTCTCCCGCCGGGGAGAATTGACGGCGGGCGCCTTTGTTACGCCAACCGTCAAGCCAGGGCAGGTGTTTCTTCCCATGCATTACGAGGCAACCAATCGCCTAACGCTGGCCCATTTTGATCCTTACTCACATCAACCTTCTTACAAGAATTGTGCCGTCCGAATTGAACGAGTTTAG
- a CDS encoding DmsC/YnfH family molybdoenzyme membrane anchor subunit encodes MSTTTPLIDKPTRGTSPEREAPRRAKPEQMVAEYLEEQSQLTAVERFSQRHESDALPAQAKYYRDLIPLEKPQPGEQYAFEVDLDLCSGCKACVSACHHMNGLESGETWRSVGLLTGVDAHSLPTLRHVTTACHHCLDPGCLVGCPTNAYEKDPETGIVRHLDDQCFGCQYCTMACPYEVPQYSESKGIVRKCDMCHDRLAEGEAPACVQACPNQAIRITNVAIESTKVRTDAGEFLSGSPSPTITRPTTIYRGERTHTDRVVGADSDFAKPQHAHFALIAMLVLTQFGVGLFALTVLLGCGGAFESSRSSSITFGVAVLVTHVGLLAALFHLGRPHLAFRSVLGWRHSWLSREAIAFGVFAPLAIGATAYALLPRLPLKSLLETPLQVAATLAGFAGVFCSAKIYQFTQREFWKGTRTGLKFGLTPFVLGSAGLLVISAVLKSSLTREFATGLCFVSVVKLAYEWWQVSQASQPSSSISQSARLIQRDLSAISRMRFLCGVLGGLCFPLLTLATSGELALGLAIASLALCLVGEFAERYLYFSAVVPLRMPGGIPS; translated from the coding sequence ATGTCTACGACTACTCCACTCATCGACAAGCCAACACGCGGCACAAGCCCAGAGCGAGAAGCTCCGCGCCGCGCGAAGCCTGAGCAGATGGTTGCTGAGTATCTCGAAGAGCAAAGCCAGCTTACTGCCGTCGAACGATTTTCTCAGCGGCATGAATCGGACGCGTTGCCCGCGCAGGCGAAGTATTATCGCGACTTGATTCCGCTAGAAAAGCCTCAGCCTGGCGAACAATATGCGTTCGAAGTCGATCTCGATCTTTGCAGTGGTTGCAAGGCTTGCGTTAGTGCTTGTCACCACATGAACGGTTTAGAGAGCGGCGAAACCTGGCGCTCTGTTGGATTGCTAACCGGGGTCGATGCGCATTCGTTACCTACGCTTCGGCACGTCACAACCGCGTGCCATCACTGCCTGGATCCGGGGTGCCTCGTCGGGTGCCCAACGAACGCTTACGAAAAAGACCCTGAAACCGGCATCGTGCGCCATCTTGATGACCAGTGCTTCGGCTGTCAGTACTGCACGATGGCTTGCCCCTACGAAGTGCCACAGTACAGCGAGTCGAAAGGGATCGTTCGCAAATGCGACATGTGCCACGATCGACTGGCTGAAGGAGAAGCGCCGGCCTGTGTCCAAGCGTGCCCGAATCAAGCGATTCGGATTACGAATGTGGCTATCGAATCAACGAAAGTGCGGACAGACGCTGGTGAATTTCTGAGCGGTTCGCCGTCTCCCACGATTACGCGACCGACGACTATTTATCGAGGCGAACGAACTCACACGGATCGGGTCGTTGGAGCAGACAGTGACTTCGCCAAGCCGCAGCACGCGCATTTTGCGCTGATTGCGATGCTTGTGCTGACTCAGTTCGGGGTTGGGCTGTTTGCTTTGACAGTCTTGTTGGGTTGTGGCGGTGCATTCGAGAGCAGTCGCTCCTCCTCCATTACGTTTGGTGTTGCCGTGTTGGTAACACACGTGGGACTGTTGGCTGCATTGTTCCATTTAGGCAGGCCGCACTTGGCGTTCCGGAGTGTGTTGGGCTGGCGGCACTCTTGGCTAAGCCGCGAAGCGATTGCGTTTGGTGTCTTTGCGCCGCTGGCCATTGGAGCTACCGCTTACGCTCTGTTACCCCGGCTCCCCTTGAAATCATTGCTCGAAACACCGTTGCAAGTTGCCGCGACGCTTGCCGGTTTCGCCGGAGTCTTCTGCTCTGCAAAGATTTACCAATTCACCCAGCGAGAATTCTGGAAAGGCACTCGAACGGGCCTCAAGTTTGGACTCACCCCGTTCGTGCTTGGTTCTGCGGGTCTACTCGTCATCAGTGCTGTTCTAAAAAGCAGCCTTACCCGTGAGTTCGCGACTGGGCTTTGTTTCGTGTCTGTGGTGAAACTTGCTTACGAGTGGTGGCAGGTCTCGCAAGCGAGCCAGCCGAGCAGTTCGATTAGTCAATCGGCACGACTGATTCAGCGAGACCTAAGTGCGATCAGCAGGATGCGATTCCTCTGTGGCGTCTTGGGTGGATTGTGCTTCCCGTTGCTGACTCTTGCCACTTCTGGAGAACTTGCTCTTGGACTGGCAATCGCCTCACTCGCACTTTGCTTAGTCGGTGAGTTTGCGGAGAGGTATCTGTACTTTTCAGCAGTCGTCCCGCTAAGAATGCCGGGAGGAATCCCGTCATGA
- a CDS encoding sulfite reductase subunit alpha — MSVSLIPESAPFNESQRAWLNGFLAGWTGLEPGSEGEGLAAATGLLESETDTVVEEDFPWHDSALEMDERLKLAEGKPVERRLMAAMAQLDCGACGYVCQTYSEAIAAGDESNLTLCSPGGKETAKMLKKIIKEAGAPSSNGQAATKEADGQISRSNPWAAPVKSVHNLNNEGSSKVTTHAVIDLAGSGLSYRVGDSLGVYPTNCPDLVDAILSAIGSDGSEAVEGPDGFQGTLKEALLTKSNLRDVEEELLELLIATTKDQAEKTKLQSLVDSDELDELDVLDLLEIAPSAKPPAAGFAMSLAALNPRLYSIASSLDAHPEEVHLTVGRATCEVKGRERKGVASTMFSDRINSGDKVPVFVQPSHGFTTPENPDATMIMVGPGTGIAPFRAFLEDRQAAGAKGKNWLFFGDQHAATDFLYEEEFAAMQESGLLTKLSTAFSRDQAEKVYVQNRMTEQGAELFEWLEEGAYFFVCGDAKRMANDVDKALHLLITEHGNLNETEAKQYVESLKSANRYVRDVY; from the coding sequence ATGTCTGTCTCATTGATTCCCGAATCGGCACCTTTTAACGAGTCGCAACGCGCCTGGCTCAACGGTTTTCTTGCTGGCTGGACGGGGCTGGAGCCTGGGTCCGAAGGGGAAGGTCTAGCCGCAGCGACCGGACTGCTTGAGAGCGAAACGGATACGGTCGTCGAGGAAGACTTTCCGTGGCACGACTCGGCCTTGGAAATGGACGAACGGCTGAAACTGGCCGAAGGAAAGCCGGTCGAGCGAAGGTTGATGGCCGCGATGGCGCAACTCGACTGCGGCGCTTGCGGCTACGTTTGCCAGACCTACTCAGAGGCGATTGCTGCTGGTGATGAGAGCAATCTGACGCTTTGCTCTCCCGGCGGTAAAGAGACCGCCAAAATGCTCAAGAAGATTATCAAAGAAGCTGGGGCGCCAAGTAGCAATGGCCAAGCTGCGACCAAGGAGGCAGATGGTCAGATCAGTCGCAGCAATCCGTGGGCTGCACCTGTGAAGAGCGTTCATAATCTCAACAATGAGGGTTCGTCCAAGGTGACAACCCACGCCGTCATTGATCTTGCCGGCAGTGGACTCTCCTATCGCGTTGGGGATTCTTTGGGAGTGTATCCCACGAACTGCCCCGACTTGGTGGACGCCATCCTCTCAGCCATCGGCAGTGATGGCAGCGAAGCGGTTGAAGGGCCTGATGGTTTTCAAGGCACATTGAAAGAAGCTTTGCTGACGAAGAGCAATCTGCGTGATGTCGAAGAAGAGCTGTTAGAGTTACTGATTGCGACGACTAAAGATCAAGCTGAGAAAACGAAGTTGCAGTCGCTGGTGGATAGCGACGAGCTTGATGAGTTGGATGTGCTTGATCTTTTGGAGATCGCGCCCTCGGCAAAGCCGCCAGCGGCGGGATTTGCGATGAGCTTGGCGGCGCTCAATCCGCGGTTATACTCGATTGCCAGTTCGTTGGATGCCCATCCCGAGGAAGTACATCTCACGGTCGGTCGTGCGACCTGCGAGGTCAAGGGGCGAGAACGCAAGGGGGTCGCTTCGACGATGTTCTCCGATCGAATCAATTCCGGAGACAAGGTACCCGTCTTTGTTCAACCTTCACATGGATTCACGACGCCGGAGAATCCAGACGCTACGATGATTATGGTCGGGCCAGGGACGGGCATTGCTCCGTTTCGCGCGTTTCTTGAAGACCGCCAAGCAGCTGGCGCGAAGGGCAAGAACTGGCTGTTCTTCGGCGATCAACACGCAGCGACCGACTTCCTTTACGAAGAAGAATTCGCGGCAATGCAGGAGTCGGGTCTGCTTACGAAGTTGAGTACCGCCTTTAGTCGTGACCAAGCGGAGAAAGTCTACGTTCAAAATCGCATGACCGAACAAGGCGCAGAGCTGTTCGAGTGGCTCGAAGAGGGCGCTTACTTCTTCGTCTGCGGTGATGCGAAGCGAATGGCCAACGACGTCGACAAAGCGCTGCACTTGCTTATTACCGAACACGGAAATCTGAACGAGACAGAAGCAAAGCAATATGTGGAATCCTTGAAGTCTGCCAACCGTTATGTGCGAGACGTGTACTAA
- a CDS encoding ABC transporter ATP-binding protein: MANENRFVEIFNVVKAYPNPYGEAIRVVDGFDLNLRKGEVVSVIGHSGCGKSTVLTMVAGLNETSGGSIAVGGREISGPGPDRAVVFQAPCLLPWMTCYKNVALGVDLVYPHGTKAERREICEYYLSAVGLADSMDKYPREMSGGMQQRVGIARAIALKPQMLLLDEPFGRLDSLTRMELQDVVLRILDREQITTMVITHDVDEAIYMSDRVCMMTSGPNARVGQLLELPFARPRNRDEVLEHPMYYDLRGCLVSFLEQQDHSSEKSSDEQAYEETLHEIEAMVTATQQVTVTPELQESFS; encoded by the coding sequence ATGGCAAACGAAAATCGATTCGTTGAAATCTTTAACGTCGTGAAGGCGTATCCCAATCCGTATGGCGAGGCGATACGGGTTGTTGACGGTTTTGATTTGAACCTGCGCAAGGGCGAGGTCGTTAGCGTCATTGGGCACTCCGGCTGCGGTAAGAGTACCGTGCTGACGATGGTCGCAGGCCTGAACGAAACCTCGGGCGGAAGTATCGCCGTCGGTGGTCGCGAGATCAGCGGACCGGGTCCCGATCGCGCGGTTGTGTTCCAGGCACCGTGCCTCTTGCCTTGGATGACATGCTACAAGAACGTGGCGCTGGGCGTCGATCTGGTCTACCCACACGGCACGAAGGCGGAGCGCAGGGAAATCTGTGAGTATTACCTCTCTGCTGTTGGGCTGGCGGACTCGATGGACAAGTATCCGCGTGAGATGTCCGGCGGCATGCAGCAGCGCGTTGGCATCGCTCGGGCAATCGCGCTCAAGCCGCAAATGCTGCTTCTGGACGAGCCTTTTGGACGGCTCGATTCCCTGACACGCATGGAACTCCAGGACGTGGTACTGCGGATTCTTGATCGTGAACAGATCACCACAATGGTCATCACCCACGACGTGGATGAAGCGATCTACATGTCTGATCGCGTCTGCATGATGACTAGCGGCCCGAACGCTCGCGTCGGGCAACTGTTGGAGCTGCCTTTCGCTAGGCCACGTAATCGCGACGAAGTTCTCGAGCACCCGATGTATTACGATCTGCGCGGTTGTCTTGTTTCGTTCCTCGAACAGCAAGACCACTCCAGCGAAAAGTCCAGCGACGAACAAGCCTACGAGGAAACCTTGCACGAAATTGAAGCCATGGTAACGGCCACTCAGCAAGTAACCGTGACGCCCGAGCTGCAGGAATCCTTTAGTTAA